A stretch of the Lactuca sativa cultivar Salinas chromosome 9, Lsat_Salinas_v11, whole genome shotgun sequence genome encodes the following:
- the LOC111895272 gene encoding arogenate dehydratase 2 isoform X2, giving the protein MATKLQGASISSSCHPPPTKNSLCKIKVITTRISIQRTNQARRRISKISCCSDIGAASTNSRSQNKRPLTTTDLTGSFKDGSGIRVAYQGVSGAYSESAAEKAYPNCETVPCEQFDIAFQAVENWIADRAVLPIENSLGGSIHRNYDLLLRHRLHIVGEVQLSVRHCLLANHDVKIEDLKRVLSHPQALAQCEHTLTRLKVVREAVDDTAGAAQFVAQHKLRDTGAVASVGAARIYDLNVLAQDIQDDSDNITRFLMLARDPIIPGTDRPFKTSIVFSLDEGPGMLYKALAVFSMRDINLTKMESRPQRKRPLVNNDGLK; this is encoded by the exons CTTCGATAAGTTCCTCTTGTCATCCACCTCCCACGAAAAACTCTTTATGTAAAATAAAAGTAATCACCACCAGAATTTCAATCCAGAGAACAAATCAAGCTCGCCGACGGATATCTAAAATCTCATGTTGTTCTGATATTGGAGCTGCTTCTACGAATTCTCGTTCGCAAAATAAAA GGCCTTTGACTACAACTGATCTCACTGGTTCCTTCAAGGATGGATCTGGAATCCGAGTAGCATACCAG GGTGTTAGTGGAGCATACAGTGAATCTGCAGCAGAAAAAGCTTACCCAAACTGTGAAACTGTCCCATGTGAGCAATTTGATATTGCATTTCAG GCAGTTGAAAACTGGATTGCTGACAGGGCAGTTTTGCCAATTGAGAATTCTCTTGGAGGTAGCATCCATAGAAACTATGATCTATTACTTCGACACAGGTTACATATTGTTGGAGAGGTGCAGCTTTCTGTTAGACACTGTTTGTTAGCCAATCATGATGTCAAAATTGAAGATCTTAAAAGGGTTCTCAGTCATCCACAG GCTCTTGCACAGTGTGAGCATACATTAACAAGGCTAAAAGTGGTCAGGGAAGCTGTAGATGATACAGCTGGTGCTGCACAG TTTGTTGCTCAACACAAACTCAGAGACACAGGAGCAGTTGCGAGTGTTGGTGCTGCCAGGATATATGATTTGAATGTTCTAGCTCAAGACATACAG GATGATTCCGACAATATCACTCGATTTCTCATGTTGGCTAGAGATCCAATTATTCCAGGCACAGATAGACCCTTCAAA ACGAGCATAGTTTTTTCCTTGGATGAGGGTCCCGGTATGCTTTACAAGGCACTTGCTGTTTTTTCAATGAGAGATATTAATCTCACCAAG ATGGAAAGTCGTCCGCAGCGGAAACGACCtcttgtaaacaatgatggtttgAAGTAA
- the LOC111895272 gene encoding arogenate dehydratase 2 isoform X1, whose amino-acid sequence MATKLQGASISSSCHPPPTKNSLCKIKVITTRISIQRTNQARRRISKISCCSDIGAASTNSRSQNKRPLTTTDLTGSFKDGSGIRVAYQGVSGAYSESAAEKAYPNCETVPCEQFDIAFQAVENWIADRAVLPIENSLGGSIHRNYDLLLRHRLHIVGEVQLSVRHCLLANHDVKIEDLKRVLSHPQALAQCEHTLTRLKVVREAVDDTAGAAQFVAQHKLRDTGAVASVGAARIYDLNVLAQDIQDDSDNITRFLMLARDPIIPGTDRPFKTSIVFSLDEGPGMLYKALAVFSMRDINLTKMESRPQRKRPLVNNDGLKHFDYLFYCDFEASMADYNAQNALKHLKEFATFLRVLGSYPMDINLV is encoded by the exons CTTCGATAAGTTCCTCTTGTCATCCACCTCCCACGAAAAACTCTTTATGTAAAATAAAAGTAATCACCACCAGAATTTCAATCCAGAGAACAAATCAAGCTCGCCGACGGATATCTAAAATCTCATGTTGTTCTGATATTGGAGCTGCTTCTACGAATTCTCGTTCGCAAAATAAAA GGCCTTTGACTACAACTGATCTCACTGGTTCCTTCAAGGATGGATCTGGAATCCGAGTAGCATACCAG GGTGTTAGTGGAGCATACAGTGAATCTGCAGCAGAAAAAGCTTACCCAAACTGTGAAACTGTCCCATGTGAGCAATTTGATATTGCATTTCAG GCAGTTGAAAACTGGATTGCTGACAGGGCAGTTTTGCCAATTGAGAATTCTCTTGGAGGTAGCATCCATAGAAACTATGATCTATTACTTCGACACAGGTTACATATTGTTGGAGAGGTGCAGCTTTCTGTTAGACACTGTTTGTTAGCCAATCATGATGTCAAAATTGAAGATCTTAAAAGGGTTCTCAGTCATCCACAG GCTCTTGCACAGTGTGAGCATACATTAACAAGGCTAAAAGTGGTCAGGGAAGCTGTAGATGATACAGCTGGTGCTGCACAG TTTGTTGCTCAACACAAACTCAGAGACACAGGAGCAGTTGCGAGTGTTGGTGCTGCCAGGATATATGATTTGAATGTTCTAGCTCAAGACATACAG GATGATTCCGACAATATCACTCGATTTCTCATGTTGGCTAGAGATCCAATTATTCCAGGCACAGATAGACCCTTCAAA ACGAGCATAGTTTTTTCCTTGGATGAGGGTCCCGGTATGCTTTACAAGGCACTTGCTGTTTTTTCAATGAGAGATATTAATCTCACCAAG ATGGAAAGTCGTCCGCAGCGGAAACGACCtcttgtaaacaatgatggtttgAA GCATTTCGACTATCTCTTCTATTGTGATTTTGAAGCATCAATGGCTGACTACAATGCCCAAAATGCCCTTAAGCATTTAAAg GAGTTTGCAACATTTTTGAGAGTTCTTGGTAGCTACCCAATGGACATCAATTTGGTATGA